The following coding sequences are from one Synechococcales cyanobacterium T60_A2020_003 window:
- a CDS encoding type I secretion C-terminal target domain-containing protein, producing MSTINVTNTGDSGAGSLRKAIASAKSGDVIKFAPKLAGKTITLKSQLEVPAGLNLTIDGGNAKGLTISGADKHRILLLQSTSATPSRLTVKNLTLADGYTSDRGGAISTEHQGQVVVENVLFKGNKADKGGGAIFTAFEGTLSVQRSKFIGNVAIADNDERGAGAIAFWGPRECTIVGSLFRKNRGINGGAINSLNGKLTIKNSKFFDNDVSAASYDNGEPNPSLRGYGGAIYADRASSTSEPSGTIKLLNTIFDGNKGRAAGGAVYLYTGGQDNVVIDDAVFKDNAVTGLRGGEGGNAGALMVMSNEINRGLKLSNAAFINNTAKGQGGGIWTMNSPGLITNATFSGNRVTGKDTSNVGGAMTLYSPTEIINSTIAKNYAGWVGGGISAGDGNNVSVKNTIFYKNTADNGSNDWGIQQHTNRELIDKGGNIQYPPKATNLGNDYNATANVKLIDPKLGGLELMDGMYVYPLQKGSPAIDKGVNGAPKTDQLGVKRDGEPDIGAFEFGTASRSRTLSVSPSPLEIEGTREGDRLRGSKQGDTILGLGGGDTILGGAGDDGIVGGRGNDELTGGSGRDSFVYEAFRDRSDVITDFNPRKDILNLLSLFTGNDFSSDRPFKKYVQIQQEGDNVVVKVNPLGDRQPGTFERLATLENVSAEALGVQNVITSVSMLPD from the coding sequence ATGTCTACGATCAACGTAACAAACACAGGGGATTCCGGTGCAGGATCGCTTCGTAAGGCGATCGCATCCGCCAAGAGTGGGGACGTGATTAAATTTGCCCCCAAGCTTGCGGGCAAAACCATCACGCTCAAAAGCCAGCTTGAAGTCCCTGCCGGATTAAACCTCACCATTGACGGTGGCAATGCTAAGGGGCTGACCATCAGTGGGGCAGATAAACATCGCATTTTGCTGCTCCAATCCACGTCTGCAACACCTTCCCGCCTCACGGTAAAAAATCTGACCCTAGCCGATGGCTACACCAGCGATCGCGGCGGAGCCATCAGCACAGAGCATCAGGGACAGGTCGTTGTTGAGAATGTTCTGTTCAAGGGAAATAAAGCGGATAAGGGCGGGGGAGCAATTTTTACGGCCTTTGAAGGGACGCTTTCCGTTCAACGCTCGAAGTTTATTGGCAATGTCGCGATCGCAGACAACGATGAACGAGGAGCAGGGGCGATCGCCTTTTGGGGGCCGCGAGAATGCACCATCGTTGGCAGTCTCTTTCGAAAGAATCGTGGTATCAATGGTGGGGCAATCAACAGCCTTAATGGTAAGCTCACCATTAAAAACTCTAAGTTTTTTGACAACGATGTTAGCGCAGCCTCCTATGACAACGGCGAACCTAATCCCTCTCTGCGCGGTTATGGCGGCGCAATCTATGCCGATCGCGCTAGCTCAACGAGTGAACCGTCCGGCACTATTAAGCTCCTAAACACAATCTTTGATGGCAATAAAGGTCGTGCCGCTGGGGGAGCCGTCTATCTTTACACGGGAGGCCAGGATAACGTCGTCATTGACGATGCCGTCTTCAAAGACAATGCAGTTACCGGACTCCGGGGCGGGGAAGGCGGCAATGCCGGAGCCTTGATGGTAATGAGCAACGAAATCAACCGAGGGTTAAAACTCAGCAACGCCGCTTTCATCAACAACACAGCGAAAGGACAAGGGGGTGGCATCTGGACGATGAACTCTCCCGGTCTGATCACCAACGCGACCTTTTCAGGCAATCGCGTTACTGGAAAAGATACGTCCAATGTCGGGGGCGCAATGACCCTCTACAGCCCCACAGAGATTATCAACTCCACAATTGCCAAAAACTATGCCGGATGGGTCGGCGGTGGTATTTCCGCCGGAGATGGAAACAATGTCAGCGTTAAAAACACCATCTTCTACAAAAACACTGCCGATAATGGCTCAAACGACTGGGGCATCCAACAACACACGAATCGTGAACTCATCGATAAGGGTGGTAACATCCAGTATCCACCGAAAGCAACGAACCTTGGTAACGACTATAACGCGACCGCCAACGTTAAACTCATTGATCCAAAACTAGGTGGACTAGAGCTTATGGACGGGATGTATGTGTATCCCTTGCAGAAGGGTAGCCCCGCCATTGATAAAGGAGTCAATGGTGCGCCCAAAACCGATCAGCTTGGTGTCAAGCGAGACGGTGAACCCGACATCGGAGCCTTTGAATTTGGAACCGCTAGCCGTAGCCGCACGCTCTCTGTTAGTCCCTCTCCATTGGAGATTGAAGGCACAAGGGAGGGCGATCGCCTGCGAGGAAGCAAGCAAGGAGACACTATTCTTGGCTTGGGTGGAGGCGATACGATTCTAGGCGGTGCTGGGGACGATGGGATCGTAGGTGGACGTGGAAATGATGAGCTTACAGGCGGTTCTGGACGAGATTCATTTGTGTACGAGGCGTTTCGCGATCGCAGTGACGTGATTACCGACTTTAATCCTAGGAAAGACATCCTTAACCTTCTGTCTCTCTTTACAGGTAACGATTTCAGCAGCGATCGCCCGTTCAAGAAATACGTTCAGATCCAGCAAGAGGGAGATAATGTGGTGGTGAAGGTAAATCCCTTGGGCGATCGCCAACCGGGCACGTTTGAACGACTCGCCACCCTAGAAAACGTATCGGCAGAAGCG
- a CDS encoding RNA-binding S4 domain-containing protein: MSSSSDEMQQFIKLDQFLKVTGVVGTGGEAKMLIQSGEVMVNGEVETRRGRKLVHGDLVGFGDEELMVEFED; this comes from the coding sequence ATGAGTTCATCATCGGATGAGATGCAGCAGTTTATTAAGCTCGATCAGTTTTTAAAGGTGACGGGTGTAGTGGGCACAGGGGGAGAAGCCAAAATGCTGATCCAATCTGGGGAAGTGATGGTGAATGGAGAGGTGGAAACCCGTCGCGGTCGAAAGTTGGTGCATGGGGATTTGGTCGGCTTTGGCGACGAAGAATTGATGGTGGAATTTGAGGATTGA
- a CDS encoding o-succinylbenzoate synthase, which yields MQYSVEYRVYHRPFARPLSTNHGQWQVRSGILLRVQAESGQVRYGEIAPLEWFGTESLAEAIAHCEALPSPCSEADLRTTPDHRPACQFGLESVLESFSPSPLSGSLPANSVLLPTGQAALDTLLMRSTSESSTFKWKIGVASLADELAWFDRLVELLPDHAQLRLDANGGLSWAAAVRWLKRCDRAQKVEFLEQPLSLDQFDAMVSLSQQFQTAIALDESVASLDQLEACLDRGWSGVVVLKAAIAGSPHRLRQISQGRSLDVVWSSVFETAIAQRYMLERLIPSIPVRRARALGFGVNQWFNDGWSSCSDEWLWQRLCPPDQSSNVV from the coding sequence ATGCAGTATAGCGTTGAGTACCGAGTTTACCATCGTCCCTTTGCTCGTCCCCTGTCTACAAATCACGGACAGTGGCAGGTGCGATCGGGAATCCTATTGCGAGTTCAGGCTGAGTCTGGGCAGGTGCGCTATGGCGAAATTGCGCCGCTGGAGTGGTTTGGAACCGAGTCCTTGGCAGAGGCGATCGCCCATTGTGAGGCATTACCTTCTCCCTGCTCCGAGGCCGATTTACGCACAACGCCCGATCATCGTCCAGCGTGCCAATTTGGGTTGGAGTCGGTTTTGGAGTCGTTTTCTCCATCGCCATTGTCCGGTTCGTTGCCCGCCAACAGCGTGTTGCTGCCCACCGGACAAGCGGCGCTCGATACTCTTCTGATGCGGTCAACCTCAGAGAGTTCCACGTTTAAGTGGAAAATCGGTGTGGCGTCGTTAGCGGATGAATTGGCCTGGTTCGATCGCTTGGTGGAACTATTGCCCGATCATGCTCAGCTTCGATTAGATGCCAATGGGGGACTGTCGTGGGCGGCGGCGGTGCGGTGGTTGAAACGGTGCGATCGCGCCCAGAAAGTTGAATTTCTAGAACAGCCCCTTTCTCTAGACCAATTTGACGCGATGGTGTCCCTCAGCCAACAGTTTCAAACGGCGATCGCCCTAGACGAATCGGTAGCGAGTTTGGATCAGTTGGAAGCGTGTCTGGATCGGGGATGGTCGGGTGTGGTGGTCTTGAAGGCGGCGATCGCAGGTTCTCCCCATCGTTTGCGGCAGATCAGCCAAGGGCGATCGCTCGATGTCGTGTGGTCATCGGTCTTTGAAACGGCGATCGCCCAGCGTTATATGTTGGAACGCTTGATTCCGTCGATTCCGGTGCGACGTGCTCGTGCCCTCGGTTTTGGCGTCAATCAATGGTTCAATGATGGGTGGTCGTCTTGCTCTGACGAATGGCTATGGCAACGCCTCTGTCCGCCCGATCAATCCTCGAACGTCGTTTGA
- a CDS encoding 2-succinylbenzoate--CoA ligase — protein MAMATPLSARSILERRLNDPWLLGCDSQRFWRILGQRIGELEQYPPPTRVLLADSDPVQFLAGFFAACATGHPLFLGHAGWSTPEWENAVRVVQPDLVWSKSSSETGYDRSCPDRSPRQSDWLDEMDAPICIPTGGTSGQLRFVVHTWDTLLASVQGMQAHFDVDAIHSYCVLPVYHVSGLMQAVRSLVTGGMLAIASPKDLTPIPLDLDPRNTFLSLVPTQLQRLLAQPNDLRDVAQFRAILIGGAPAWPALLNQARQHHLPLAPTYGMTEAASQVATLHPEEFLAEATHVGRSLPHVRLTVVDSEEQRLAEGQLGRIQIQADSLAWGYYPGEPWRSRLFLTDDMGVLDTAGHLCIQGRYSNKIITGGENVYPNEVEAAILATGLVRDVCVLGQPDTTWGEVVTAIYVPQSEADCEEAIAALLRSQLSPFKIPKRWLAQSSLPRNAQGKLNRVALRQQLIPIAEIPATDQILDSPTA, from the coding sequence ATGGCTATGGCAACGCCTCTGTCCGCCCGATCAATCCTCGAACGTCGTTTGAACGATCCCTGGCTGTTGGGATGCGATTCTCAGCGCTTTTGGCGAATCCTGGGGCAGCGCATTGGGGAATTAGAGCAATACCCGCCACCAACGCGAGTACTCCTGGCCGATTCCGATCCGGTTCAATTTCTAGCGGGGTTTTTTGCGGCTTGCGCGACGGGTCATCCCCTGTTTTTGGGGCATGCGGGCTGGTCTACGCCGGAATGGGAGAATGCGGTGCGGGTTGTGCAGCCGGATCTGGTCTGGAGCAAGTCTTCTTCGGAGACAGGGTATGACCGCTCTTGCCCCGACCGATCTCCCCGGCAGTCTGACTGGCTGGATGAGATGGATGCTCCGATCTGCATTCCCACGGGCGGAACATCGGGACAGCTTCGGTTTGTGGTTCATACCTGGGATACCCTGCTGGCCTCGGTGCAGGGTATGCAGGCGCATTTTGATGTCGATGCGATTCACTCCTACTGCGTGTTGCCTGTGTACCATGTCAGTGGTCTGATGCAGGCGGTGCGATCGCTCGTTACGGGGGGAATGTTGGCGATCGCCTCCCCGAAAGACCTCACCCCAATTCCTCTGGATCTGGATCCGCGTAATACGTTCCTGTCCCTGGTTCCGACTCAGCTTCAGCGTTTGCTCGCCCAGCCTAATGATCTGAGGGACGTTGCTCAGTTTCGCGCGATTTTGATTGGGGGTGCCCCTGCGTGGCCTGCCCTCCTCAATCAAGCCCGTCAACACCATCTGCCCCTAGCCCCGACCTACGGCATGACCGAAGCGGCCTCCCAGGTGGCGACGTTGCACCCAGAGGAATTTTTAGCCGAAGCTACCCACGTTGGGCGATCGCTCCCCCATGTTCGCCTAACGGTTGTTGATTCTGAGGAACAACGCCTTGCAGAGGGGCAACTTGGACGCATTCAGATTCAGGCAGATTCCCTGGCCTGGGGCTACTATCCAGGGGAACCGTGGCGATCGCGCCTGTTCCTTACGGATGATATGGGTGTGCTAGATACTGCAGGCCATCTCTGCATCCAGGGCCGATACAGCAACAAAATCATCACGGGTGGCGAAAACGTATACCCCAATGAGGTGGAGGCCGCGATTTTGGCGACGGGACTGGTTCGGGATGTTTGTGTGCTGGGGCAACCTGATACCACCTGGGGGGAAGTGGTCACGGCGATCTATGTGCCCCAGTCTGAGGCGGATTGTGAGGAGGCGATCGCGGCATTGTTGCGATCGCAGCTTAGCCCGTTCAAAATTCCGAAGCGGTGGCTTGCCCAGTCCAGCCTGCCTCGCAATGCCCAGGGCAAGCTAAACCGAGTCGCCCTTCGGCAACAGCTTATCCCGATTGCTGAAATACCAGCTACGGATCAAATCCTGGACTCACCAACGGCATAG
- a CDS encoding class II aldolase/adducin family protein: protein MPNSDSYLPKFESIEAERLHRKQRLAAAFRIFAHYGFDEGVAGHITARDPEHTDCFWVNPFGMYFGHIRVSDLLLVNHKGEVVEGDRMVNAAAFAIHSQIHQARPDGVAAAHAHSTYGKSWSSLGRLLDPITQDACSFYDDHALFDDYTGVVLDLDEGKRIAATLGDRKAIILRNHGLLTVGQSVDEAAWWFITMDRSCQAQLMAEAAGQPVHSDPDTASLTFSQVGTPFMGWLCFQSLYDKMVREQPDLLA, encoded by the coding sequence ATGCCCAATTCTGATTCTTACCTTCCCAAATTTGAGTCCATCGAGGCCGAACGCTTGCATCGCAAGCAGCGTCTTGCCGCCGCGTTTCGGATCTTTGCCCACTATGGGTTTGATGAAGGGGTGGCAGGACACATTACGGCGCGGGATCCAGAGCATACCGACTGTTTTTGGGTAAATCCGTTTGGCATGTATTTCGGGCATATTCGAGTATCGGATCTGCTGCTGGTCAATCACAAGGGCGAAGTCGTTGAAGGCGATCGCATGGTGAATGCCGCCGCCTTTGCGATCCATTCCCAGATTCACCAAGCCCGTCCCGATGGGGTTGCCGCTGCCCACGCCCATTCCACCTATGGCAAATCGTGGTCATCCCTGGGGCGCTTGCTCGATCCCATCACCCAAGATGCCTGCTCCTTTTACGACGATCACGCCTTATTCGATGACTATACGGGAGTCGTGCTGGATCTAGACGAAGGTAAACGCATTGCAGCCACGCTGGGCGATCGCAAAGCTATTATTCTCCGAAATCACGGCCTTCTCACCGTCGGGCAGTCGGTCGATGAAGCGGCATGGTGGTTTATTACGATGGATCGTTCCTGTCAGGCGCAGTTGATGGCGGAAGCCGCAGGTCAACCCGTCCACAGTGATCCCGACACGGCCAGCCTCACCTTTAGTCAGGTAGGGACTCCCTTTATGGGGTGGCTGTGCTTTCAGTCGTTGTATGACAAGATGGTGCGCGAACAGCCGGATCTGTTGGCGTAA
- a CDS encoding glutamate-5-semialdehyde dehydrogenase yields MVTSFSQPSDSAADRVQAIAHSAYTTSGVLAEFSGSARSKALKTMSKALVKRQDDILEANTLDLEMSLDMAVPGLLLEWLKLTPERLQIAAQILQQLGDMADPIQQVMHTPYTVDQCQTYSQLMPLGVISLIYESFPELGAIATGLCLRTGNSLILKGGSEASHSNQIMVETLQDALDEARLPVESVQLLPSDQGDILRQLVTQDRYINLLIPYGRSSLVQQVIRQATAPVLKTAIGNCYLYWSPSASIELARWIITDSHQSEPDPVNAIEKVLINRHHNGSALTMLWSSLQEKGFTIKGDAELVAEFPDLGLVEEDEWQQAYLDNTIAFKMTDSLDLAIDWINHHSNGHADCIATESYGESHRFARRVNSATTYINASPRFSRSPGVGKPVFLGMSNQKGQRRGPISLETLTTIKQIVQGSGSSGS; encoded by the coding sequence ATGGTTACCTCCTTTTCACAACCTTCCGATTCTGCGGCTGATCGAGTTCAGGCGATCGCCCATAGTGCCTATACAACGTCTGGGGTGCTAGCGGAGTTTAGTGGCTCTGCCCGCAGTAAAGCGCTAAAAACAATGTCAAAAGCACTGGTGAAGCGCCAGGACGACATCCTAGAAGCTAATACGCTGGATCTAGAAATGAGTTTGGATATGGCCGTTCCGGGGTTATTGCTGGAATGGCTAAAGCTTACCCCTGAGCGATTACAGATTGCAGCCCAAATTCTGCAGCAGTTGGGCGATATGGCTGACCCGATTCAGCAGGTAATGCATACTCCCTACACCGTGGATCAGTGCCAAACCTACAGCCAACTGATGCCGTTGGGGGTGATTTCCCTGATCTATGAATCGTTTCCAGAGTTGGGGGCGATCGCCACTGGCCTCTGCCTTCGCACTGGAAACAGCTTAATTCTGAAAGGGGGGAGCGAAGCCAGCCACTCCAATCAGATCATGGTGGAAACCTTGCAGGATGCCCTCGATGAAGCTCGGCTCCCAGTGGAGAGTGTCCAGCTTTTGCCCTCCGATCAGGGGGATATACTCCGCCAGTTGGTCACGCAGGATCGCTATATTAATCTGCTCATCCCCTACGGACGATCCAGCCTGGTGCAGCAGGTGATTCGCCAAGCCACTGCCCCCGTCCTCAAAACGGCTATTGGCAACTGCTATCTCTACTGGTCGCCCTCTGCCAGTATTGAGTTGGCACGCTGGATTATTACCGATAGCCATCAAAGCGAGCCTGACCCCGTCAACGCCATCGAAAAAGTGTTAATTAATCGACACCACAACGGCTCGGCGTTAACCATGCTGTGGAGTAGCCTCCAGGAAAAGGGATTCACGATTAAAGGGGATGCCGAACTCGTTGCCGAGTTTCCAGACCTTGGGCTTGTGGAAGAGGACGAGTGGCAGCAAGCCTACCTGGACAACACAATCGCCTTCAAAATGACCGATAGTCTGGATTTGGCGATCGATTGGATTAACCACCACAGCAATGGGCATGCCGACTGCATTGCGACGGAATCCTACGGCGAAAGTCACCGCTTTGCCCGTCGGGTGAATAGCGCCACGACCTACATTAATGCCTCCCCTCGCTTTTCGCGATCGCCCGGTGTCGGAAAACCTGTATTTTTAGGGATGTCCAACCAAAAGGGACAACGCCGAGGGCCGATTAGTCTGGAAACGCTAACCACGATCAAGCAGATTGTCCAAGGCAGCGGTAGTAGCGGATCGTGA